One segment of Pseudoalteromonas rubra DNA contains the following:
- the yceD gene encoding 23S rRNA accumulation protein YceD gives MQKVKIPITIDPCKAAQRRASYDGVITLEELSRLQQVVQDQVGEIAVTIRCETDQQGLVVVRGSVQAKVTVLCQRCNDKLGLDLEQDFAYSPVGLGAESDELPECYDVVELDEEGEINLRQIVEDELILAIPIVPKHEEGSCSFSDKPVSFGDIEEQESKPNPFEILKQLKKDS, from the coding sequence ATGCAAAAGGTGAAAATTCCCATCACCATTGATCCTTGCAAAGCGGCACAGCGCCGGGCCAGTTATGACGGTGTTATAACGCTTGAAGAACTTTCTCGTTTGCAGCAAGTTGTGCAAGATCAAGTAGGTGAAATAGCGGTAACTATTCGTTGCGAAACAGACCAGCAAGGTTTGGTTGTAGTGCGTGGAAGCGTACAAGCCAAAGTCACAGTGTTGTGTCAACGTTGCAACGATAAACTAGGGTTGGATTTGGAACAAGACTTTGCGTATTCGCCAGTCGGATTAGGTGCAGAGTCGGACGAACTTCCTGAGTGCTATGATGTTGTGGAGTTGGATGAAGAAGGTGAAATTAATCTCCGGCAAATTGTCGAAGATGAATTGATACTGGCGATCCCCATCGTTCCTAAGCATGAAGAAGGATCTTGTTCTTTTTCTGATAAGCCAGTTAGCTTTGGTGACATAGAAGAACAAGAGAGCAAACCAAATCCATTTGAAATTTTAAAACAACTTAAGAAAGATTCTTAG
- the rne gene encoding ribonuclease E: MKRMLINATQQEEMRVALVDGQRLYDLDIESPGHEQKKANIYKGKITRIEPSLEAAFVDYGAERHGFLPLKEIAKTYFPSGYTFNGRPNIKDVIKEGQEVIVQVDKEERGQKGAALTTFISVAGSYLVLMPNNPRAGGISRRIEGDERIELKEALSRLNLPKGMGLIVRTAGVGKSFEELEYDLKALLVHWEAIQNAADGGKAPFLIHQESNVIFRAIRDYLRRDIGEILIDKARVFEEAKAHIERFRPDFINRVKLYQNDVPLFTHYQIESQIESAFQREVRLPSGGSIVIDPTEALTSIDINSSKATKGGDIEETALNTNLEAADEIARQLRLRDLGGLIVIDFIDMTPPRHQREVENRLKDAVRADRARVQIGKISRFGLLEMSRQRLRPSLGEASQHTCPRCDGQGTIRSNESIALSILRLIEEEAIKENTAQVNAQVPVKVGSYLLNEKRRAVQRIEKRHNCDVVIIPNQHMETPHYDVVRLRKDDVPESVSYDQVVTPEVEVVAAPIATPVVKEEPVLKGVAMPTAPAPAPQPAQETKQPQAQKKVEEEAGLLSRIGKWLKGLFGTEEEQKEEEQPKQQPRQRQDNRRRNQQRRKNRNRNDRRNDGRNDGRNDERNDNRKAEQDNSDNKARKEDQNDNQERSEGRNKRRRQNQRRRNDSDKAKQNTEQSSEQKQDNAEQATQEKANKPRRQRRNLKKKVRIEGEPKTTQTANEVVEVEAETVSDSTQKQVQQPATEQKVETVTKEVTQQAVEAQVPASDAPADEEVKLTQNQAQDSQKGEETAEEDKEQREQPRTRSRRSPRHLRAAGQKRKRTENKDATPAFVPVADQAAAEFEAELNATAEQAEEAPAAKQAVEAPAAEQVVEAPVAEQVVEAPAAEQVVEAPAAEQVVETPAAGLVVEAPAAEQVVEAPAAEQVVEAPAAEQAVEAPATEQVEETPAAEQVEETPAAEQVVETPAAEQVEETPAAEQVVETPAAEQVVETPAAEQVVEAPAAEQVVEAPAAEQVVEAPAAEQVVEAPAAEQVVEAPAAEQVAEAPAAEQVAEAPAAKQVAEAAVETTPLVKATESAVSVRVRYQHVAEAPMTKAAADESTDIAITVLAMPDSMREKVSDSGQGSGSKSPTARASSAMASPASYE, translated from the coding sequence ATGAAACGTATGCTGATCAATGCGACGCAGCAAGAAGAAATGCGCGTTGCACTGGTTGACGGCCAGCGTCTGTACGATCTTGATATCGAAAGCCCTGGTCATGAACAAAAAAAAGCCAACATTTACAAAGGTAAAATCACTCGTATAGAACCTTCCCTAGAAGCCGCTTTTGTCGATTATGGTGCTGAGCGCCACGGTTTCCTCCCTCTTAAAGAAATTGCCAAAACATACTTCCCATCAGGCTACACCTTCAATGGTCGTCCAAACATCAAAGATGTGATCAAAGAAGGCCAGGAAGTCATTGTTCAGGTCGATAAAGAGGAACGAGGCCAGAAAGGAGCAGCGCTAACGACTTTCATCAGTGTCGCTGGTAGCTACTTAGTATTGATGCCAAACAACCCACGTGCTGGCGGTATTTCTCGCCGCATCGAGGGTGATGAGCGCATCGAGCTGAAAGAAGCGCTGAGCCGCCTGAATCTACCAAAAGGTATGGGTCTAATCGTCCGTACAGCAGGTGTTGGTAAGTCTTTTGAAGAATTAGAGTATGACCTTAAAGCGCTGCTTGTGCATTGGGAAGCTATCCAAAATGCAGCAGACGGCGGTAAGGCACCATTCTTAATTCATCAGGAAAGTAACGTTATTTTCCGTGCTATCCGAGATTACTTACGTCGCGATATCGGTGAAATACTGATTGATAAAGCACGTGTATTTGAAGAAGCGAAAGCCCATATTGAGCGTTTCAGACCTGACTTCATTAACCGCGTTAAGCTGTATCAAAATGATGTTCCGTTATTCACACACTATCAAATCGAAAGTCAGATAGAATCTGCTTTCCAGCGTGAGGTACGTCTTCCTTCAGGTGGTTCTATCGTTATCGACCCAACGGAAGCACTGACCTCTATCGATATCAACTCGTCAAAAGCAACCAAAGGCGGTGATATCGAAGAAACAGCATTAAATACCAACTTAGAAGCCGCAGACGAAATTGCCCGCCAATTACGTTTACGTGACCTGGGTGGCCTGATAGTCATCGATTTCATTGATATGACACCTCCTCGTCACCAACGTGAAGTGGAAAATCGTCTGAAAGACGCCGTACGCGCAGATCGTGCTCGAGTTCAAATCGGCAAGATTTCACGTTTCGGCTTGCTGGAAATGTCTCGTCAGCGTCTGCGCCCGTCATTAGGTGAAGCCAGCCAGCATACGTGTCCACGCTGTGATGGTCAGGGCACCATACGTTCAAACGAATCGATTGCTTTGTCCATCTTACGTTTGATCGAAGAAGAGGCCATCAAAGAGAACACCGCTCAGGTTAATGCACAAGTACCGGTAAAAGTGGGCTCTTACCTGCTTAACGAAAAGCGCCGGGCTGTTCAGCGCATCGAAAAACGCCACAACTGTGATGTAGTGATCATTCCTAACCAGCACATGGAAACGCCTCACTATGACGTTGTGCGTCTGCGCAAAGATGATGTGCCGGAAAGCGTCAGCTATGATCAGGTTGTTACACCTGAAGTTGAAGTTGTAGCCGCACCAATTGCCACACCAGTGGTTAAAGAAGAACCGGTTCTGAAAGGCGTAGCCATGCCAACAGCGCCAGCTCCAGCACCACAACCAGCGCAAGAGACAAAACAACCTCAGGCACAGAAGAAAGTGGAAGAGGAAGCGGGCCTGCTAAGCCGCATTGGCAAATGGCTGAAAGGTCTGTTTGGTACTGAGGAAGAGCAAAAAGAGGAAGAGCAGCCTAAGCAACAGCCTCGCCAACGTCAGGATAACCGCCGTCGCAATCAGCAGCGTCGTAAAAATCGCAATCGCAATGACCGCCGTAACGATGGTCGTAATGATGGCCGTAACGATGAACGCAATGACAACCGTAAGGCTGAGCAAGACAACAGCGATAATAAAGCACGTAAAGAAGATCAAAACGACAATCAGGAACGCAGCGAAGGTCGTAACAAGCGCCGTCGTCAAAACCAACGTCGTCGTAATGATTCTGATAAAGCGAAGCAAAATACAGAGCAAAGTTCTGAACAGAAGCAGGATAATGCTGAACAAGCAACGCAAGAAAAAGCGAACAAACCTCGCCGCCAACGTCGTAACCTGAAGAAAAAGGTGCGCATTGAGGGAGAGCCAAAAACGACTCAAACTGCTAATGAAGTAGTTGAAGTTGAAGCTGAAACTGTAAGCGATTCAACGCAAAAGCAAGTGCAACAGCCTGCTACAGAGCAAAAAGTGGAAACAGTCACAAAAGAAGTGACCCAACAAGCTGTGGAAGCTCAAGTACCTGCGTCTGATGCCCCTGCGGATGAAGAGGTCAAGCTTACTCAGAATCAAGCTCAGGACAGCCAAAAAGGTGAAGAAACAGCGGAAGAAGACAAAGAGCAACGCGAACAGCCGCGCACTCGCTCTCGTCGCTCTCCACGTCATCTGAGAGCAGCTGGCCAGAAACGCAAACGTACTGAGAATAAAGATGCAACACCTGCATTTGTACCAGTCGCGGATCAGGCTGCTGCGGAGTTTGAAGCTGAGCTCAATGCCACAGCTGAGCAAGCAGAGGAAGCACCTGCTGCTAAGCAAGCCGTAGAAGCACCTGCTGCTGAACAAGTTGTAGAAGCGCCTGTCGCTGAGCAAGTTGTAGAAGCGCCTGCCGCCGAGCAAGTTGTAGAAGCGCCTGCCGCCGAGCAAGTTGTTGAAACACCTGCTGCTGGGCTAGTCGTTGAAGCGCCTGCTGCTGAGCAAGTTGTTGAAGCGCCTGCTGCTGAGCAAGTTGTTGAAGCGCCTGCCGCTGAGCAAGCCGTTGAAGCGCCTGCTACAGAGCAAGTAGAAGAAACACCTGCCGCTGAGCAAGTAGAAGAAACACCTGCCGCTGAGCAAGTCGTTGAAACACCTGCCGCTGAGCAAGTAGAAGAAACACCTGCCGCTGAGCAAGTCGTTGAAACACCTGCCGCTGAGCAAGTCGTTGAAACACCTGCCGCTGAACAGGTCGTTGAAGCACCTGCCGCTGAGCAAGTCGTTGAAGCACCTGCCGCTGAGCAAGTCGTTGAAGCACCTGCCGCTGAGCAAGTCGTTGAAGCACCTGCCGCTGAGCAAGTTGTTGAAGCGCCTGCCGCTGAGCAAGTGGCTGAAGCGCCTGCCGCTGAGCAAGTGGCTGAAGCGCCTGCTGCTAAACAAGTTGCAGAGGCAGCTGTGGAAACCACTCCACTAGTGAAGGCCACTGAATCAGCGGTATCGGTCCGTGTGCGTTATCAGCATGTTGCTGAAGCACCAATGACAAAAGCCGCTGCTGATGAAAGCACTGATATCGCCATTACCGTCCTGGCAATGCCAGACTCCATGCGCGAGAAAGTGAGCGACAGTGGTCAGGGCTCTGGCTCTAAGTCTCCGACAGCAAGAGCAAGCTCGGCCATGGCGTCACCAGCCAGCTACGAATAG
- the rpmF gene encoding 50S ribosomal protein L32, with protein sequence MAVQKSKVSRSRRGMRRSHDAINGPTLTVDQVSGETHRRHHVTADGYYKGEKVISK encoded by the coding sequence ATGGCGGTACAAAAAAGTAAAGTGTCACGTTCACGTCGTGGCATGCGTCGTTCACACGATGCTATTAACGGTCCTACACTAACTGTAGATCAAGTTTCTGGTGAGACTCACCGTCGTCACCACGTAACTGCTGACGGTTACTACAAAGGCGAAAAAGTAATTTCTAAGTAA
- the fabD gene encoding ACP S-malonyltransferase, producing MSQKIALLFPGQGSQSVGMLAELLETSQVVQDTFAEASAALGYDLVKLVLDGPESELNETHRTQPALLTASVAIFRQWQTEQVDAELVLAGHSLGEYSALVCAGVLDLATAVKLVEKRGLYMQQAVPAGTGSMAAIIGLDDDVIATICEEQAEQQVVAPVNYNSPGQVVIAGHKEAVERASAACKEAGAKRALPLAVSVPSHCALMKPAAQQLAADLAEIEFAAPVFPVINNVDVAQQQSGEAIKDALVRQLYSPVRWTETVQQLAKEGITQAYEFGPGKVLTGLAKRIDKSVACSAVNDAAAITSAK from the coding sequence ATGTCACAAAAGATTGCTTTACTATTCCCAGGCCAGGGCTCTCAGAGCGTTGGTATGCTGGCGGAATTACTAGAAACCTCCCAAGTTGTTCAGGATACGTTTGCAGAAGCTTCTGCTGCGCTGGGATACGACTTAGTTAAATTGGTATTAGATGGCCCTGAAAGCGAATTAAACGAAACACACCGCACTCAGCCAGCATTGCTGACTGCCAGTGTCGCGATTTTCCGTCAATGGCAGACTGAGCAGGTCGACGCTGAGCTGGTATTGGCAGGCCACAGTCTGGGTGAATATTCAGCGTTGGTATGTGCAGGTGTGCTTGATCTGGCCACGGCTGTTAAGTTGGTAGAGAAACGCGGCCTGTACATGCAACAGGCAGTGCCGGCGGGCACAGGGTCTATGGCGGCAATTATAGGCCTGGACGATGATGTCATTGCGACAATCTGTGAAGAGCAGGCTGAACAGCAAGTGGTAGCTCCGGTTAATTACAATTCACCGGGTCAGGTGGTCATTGCAGGCCATAAAGAAGCGGTTGAGCGAGCATCTGCAGCTTGTAAAGAAGCCGGAGCTAAACGCGCCTTACCATTGGCTGTGAGTGTACCTTCTCACTGTGCACTGATGAAGCCAGCGGCACAGCAACTGGCAGCAGATTTAGCAGAGATTGAATTCGCCGCGCCGGTTTTCCCTGTCATCAATAATGTTGATGTTGCGCAGCAGCAAAGTGGTGAAGCAATTAAAGATGCACTTGTTCGTCAGTTATACAGCCCGGTTCGTTGGACCGAAACTGTTCAGCAATTGGCGAAAGAGGGGATCACACAGGCTTACGAATTTGGTCCGGGTAAAGTACTAACTGGGCTGGCCAAGCGAATTGATAAATCTGTAGCGTGCAGCGCCGTCAATGATGCGGCTGCAATCACGTCTGCAAAATAA
- a CDS encoding HAD-IA family hydrolase, producing the protein MARKLVIFDWDGTVMDTVPKIVNTLHKVAQYHALPPISDDAAKSIIGLSLETAVATLFPEQKEKAAELAKSYKRLYKEDTTPIAVFEGVEALLASLKAQGVLLAVATGKSRVGLNNLLAHSGLGHYFCLTKTADDAKSKPDPEMLQQILTELAVNACDAIMVGDTGIDMQLATNANVSAVAVTFGAASEAQLREYAPLALCHSYAQLSEFLLSEYVDAELSQ; encoded by the coding sequence ATGGCGCGTAAATTGGTCATTTTTGATTGGGATGGCACAGTAATGGACACTGTGCCTAAAATTGTTAATACCTTACATAAGGTTGCACAATACCATGCACTGCCTCCTATTTCGGATGATGCAGCCAAATCCATCATTGGCTTGTCGCTCGAAACGGCTGTGGCAACTTTGTTTCCCGAACAAAAAGAAAAAGCCGCCGAGCTAGCAAAGAGCTATAAAAGACTATATAAGGAAGACACAACACCCATTGCCGTGTTTGAAGGGGTCGAAGCATTGTTGGCTAGTTTGAAAGCACAAGGTGTTTTGCTTGCAGTTGCAACCGGGAAAAGCCGGGTAGGGTTAAACAACTTGTTGGCACATAGTGGCCTGGGTCACTATTTTTGCCTGACTAAAACAGCTGATGATGCAAAGTCAAAACCCGACCCTGAGATGTTGCAGCAGATCCTAACCGAGCTTGCGGTAAATGCCTGTGATGCAATCATGGTGGGTGACACTGGCATTGATATGCAACTTGCCACCAATGCAAACGTATCCGCAGTCGCAGTGACATTTGGTGCAGCCAGTGAAGCGCAATTAAGAGAGTATGCACCACTGGCCTTGTGCCATAGTTATGCGCAGTTGAGTGAGTTTTTATTGTCCGAGTACGTCGACGCCGAACTCAGCCAGTGA
- the plsX gene encoding phosphate acyltransferase PlsX produces the protein MHADLTIALDMMGGDYGPRSSIPAAIEAVEKHPRLILLLCGNRTVLESALEKANALSHPRLIVKHCDEVVTNTCEPAQALRNKRNSSMRVALDLVKAGQAQACVSSGNTGALLSMAHYVLKMLPGIKRPALITSVPTEKKQPVYLLDLGANVQCDPETLLQFSIMGSIVAGAALKIDRPKVHLLNIGLEDIKGHDGIKQAAKLMQDCPVINYQGYCEGSDIFSGKSDVIVCEGFVGNVALKTCEGIAKLIMFKFTKALKKHLFYRCLAFLLRPVIKKLYKRVNPDQYNGASLVGLRGIVVKSHGNASKKAFMAAIEEAAREIDRRIPDKIQATFEEMAPIEETSARS, from the coding sequence ATGCACGCTGATCTAACCATAGCGTTAGATATGATGGGGGGCGATTACGGCCCCCGTTCATCAATACCCGCCGCAATCGAAGCGGTAGAAAAACACCCCCGTTTGATACTGTTGCTATGTGGCAACCGTACCGTTCTTGAAAGTGCACTGGAAAAAGCCAATGCGCTGTCTCATCCTCGTCTAATTGTTAAACATTGCGATGAAGTCGTCACCAATACATGCGAGCCTGCTCAGGCGCTGCGAAATAAACGCAATTCTTCTATGCGCGTTGCACTTGATCTAGTAAAAGCCGGGCAAGCACAAGCCTGCGTTAGCTCGGGTAACACAGGCGCATTGCTCAGTATGGCCCATTATGTATTGAAAATGCTGCCGGGCATCAAACGGCCAGCCCTTATCACGTCCGTACCAACAGAAAAGAAACAACCCGTATACTTGTTAGATTTAGGTGCTAATGTGCAATGTGATCCTGAGACTTTATTGCAGTTCTCTATTATGGGATCCATTGTAGCGGGCGCAGCGCTTAAGATTGACAGGCCCAAAGTACATTTGCTCAACATTGGACTGGAAGACATCAAAGGGCATGATGGTATCAAACAAGCTGCTAAATTAATGCAGGACTGTCCAGTGATTAATTATCAGGGTTATTGTGAGGGCAGTGATATATTTTCGGGCAAGTCAGACGTCATTGTCTGTGAAGGGTTCGTTGGCAATGTTGCGTTGAAAACCTGTGAAGGGATCGCCAAACTTATCATGTTTAAGTTTACAAAAGCGTTGAAAAAGCATCTTTTTTACCGTTGTTTGGCGTTTTTACTTAGACCCGTCATAAAAAAACTGTATAAACGTGTGAACCCCGACCAGTATAATGGCGCAAGTCTGGTAGGATTGCGCGGTATTGTAGTGAAAAGTCACGGAAATGCGTCGAAGAAGGCATTTATGGCTGCTATCGAAGAAGCGGCCAGAGAGATCGACAGACGTATTCCAGATAAGATCCAGGCGACCTTTGAAGAAATGGCGCCGATTGAAGAGACATCTGCCAGATCCTAG
- a CDS encoding LPP20 family lipoprotein, whose translation MKIKPLITTMLVAGMLTACSSTGEKTASESKINIPDWVLNPAVENGIAAADCVKFSGNISIDQKMAVANARLALAQQIETRIEGLDKTFSNRTDANEETTVGATFSSVSKQLTKQTLNGSRVIKADVVEIGGKDYFCALTTLSPALTKSLFKDLVKESKKQINPQDEQFLYQEFKAFKAEKDLEKEIARLTN comes from the coding sequence ATGAAGATCAAACCGCTTATTACTACTATGCTCGTAGCAGGGATGTTAACAGCCTGTAGCTCGACTGGAGAGAAAACTGCCTCTGAGTCGAAGATTAATATACCAGATTGGGTATTAAACCCAGCTGTTGAAAATGGCATCGCTGCTGCGGATTGTGTGAAGTTTTCTGGTAACATCTCAATTGACCAGAAAATGGCTGTCGCTAATGCAAGGTTAGCGCTGGCACAGCAAATTGAAACGCGCATCGAAGGGTTGGATAAGACTTTTTCAAACCGTACTGATGCGAATGAAGAAACAACGGTTGGTGCGACGTTTAGCTCGGTATCAAAGCAGCTAACAAAGCAAACGCTTAATGGCTCTCGCGTAATTAAAGCTGATGTCGTTGAGATTGGTGGTAAAGACTATTTCTGCGCCCTGACCACATTATCACCGGCATTAACAAAGTCCTTGTTCAAAGACTTGGTAAAAGAAAGTAAAAAGCAAATTAACCCTCAAGATGAGCAATTCTTGTATCAGGAATTCAAAGCATTTAAGGCTGAAAAAGATCTGGAAAAAGAAATCGCCAGATTAACCAATTAA
- the rluC gene encoding 23S rRNA pseudouridine(955/2504/2580) synthase RluC has product MSEKTGLKVSFVTITEDQLGQRIDNFLLTHLKGVPKSAIYKILRKGEVRVNKKRVKPVYKLQLNDEVRIPPVKVAEKSEFVPKNLDKVAGLEDAILYEDKYLIVMNKPSGMAVHGGSGLSYGLIEAIRALRPDERNLELVHRLDRDTSGCLLISKRRAILKGLHEQLREKTMEKNYWALVCGEWSAKHKNVTEPLRKNTLQSGERVVRVDHEEGKASHTRFRVLERFEGATLVQASPVTGRTHQIRVHTQCKGHPIACDDKYGDQVFDSKMRQLGLGRLFLHARELRFIHPKHETTLHVEAPLDKALEHCLKTLRGNNGA; this is encoded by the coding sequence ATGTCAGAAAAAACCGGCTTAAAGGTAAGTTTTGTAACCATAACGGAAGACCAACTCGGTCAGCGTATAGATAACTTTTTGCTTACCCATCTTAAAGGGGTACCGAAAAGCGCAATCTACAAAATTCTTCGCAAAGGGGAGGTCAGGGTTAACAAAAAGCGGGTTAAGCCAGTTTACAAACTACAACTGAATGATGAAGTACGCATTCCACCGGTTAAAGTGGCGGAAAAGTCCGAGTTCGTACCAAAGAACCTGGACAAGGTCGCGGGGCTTGAAGATGCCATCCTTTATGAGGATAAGTATCTGATAGTTATGAATAAGCCTTCAGGCATGGCGGTTCATGGTGGCAGTGGCTTGAGCTATGGGCTAATAGAGGCCATCCGTGCATTGCGTCCGGATGAAAGAAATCTCGAGTTGGTGCATCGATTAGACCGTGATACCTCTGGTTGTTTGTTGATTTCAAAACGTCGTGCAATTCTAAAAGGGTTGCACGAACAGCTCAGAGAAAAAACCATGGAAAAAAACTACTGGGCATTGGTCTGTGGAGAGTGGTCTGCAAAACATAAAAATGTCACCGAACCGCTGCGGAAAAATACGCTGCAATCTGGCGAGCGCGTGGTACGTGTGGACCATGAAGAAGGCAAAGCCTCTCATACCCGATTTCGCGTGCTAGAGCGTTTTGAAGGCGCAACACTGGTCCAGGCGTCACCGGTAACGGGTCGTACTCACCAAATTCGGGTGCACACGCAATGTAAAGGCCACCCAATTGCCTGTGATGATAAGTATGGTGATCAGGTGTTTGACAGTAAAATGCGCCAATTAGGCCTGGGTCGGTTATTCCTGCATGCTCGGGAGCTGAGGTTTATTCACCCTAAACACGAAACCACACTGCACGTTGAGGCACCGTTGGACAAAGCTCTGGAGCATTGCCTGAAAACTCTGAGAGGCAATAATGGCGCGTAA
- a CDS encoding Maf family protein, which translates to MKSPLILASSSPFRQQILAKLCLQFDSFSPDIDESAHPKETPAELVARLSEAKAQTAHQYYSSGLVIGSDQVALFNDQILGKPHTVENAHKQLQQFSGQVVTFLTGLSVYQLETQRVITKVVPFKVHFRTLSEAQIKHYVAKEQPLNCAGSFKSEGLGICLFDKLEGEDPNTLIGLPLIELTKSLAEFGVDVLGQ; encoded by the coding sequence ATGAAATCACCACTAATCTTAGCCTCCAGCTCACCATTTAGGCAGCAAATTTTGGCAAAATTATGCCTGCAATTTGACAGTTTTTCGCCTGACATTGATGAATCGGCACATCCAAAAGAAACACCTGCCGAACTGGTTGCCCGATTAAGTGAAGCCAAAGCGCAAACAGCGCACCAGTATTATAGCAGTGGATTGGTGATCGGCTCAGATCAGGTCGCTCTATTTAATGACCAAATCCTTGGTAAGCCTCACACCGTCGAAAATGCCCACAAGCAGCTTCAACAATTCAGTGGTCAGGTTGTGACTTTTCTGACCGGGCTGTCTGTCTATCAGCTAGAAACACAGCGAGTCATCACGAAAGTCGTACCATTTAAAGTCCACTTTCGGACGCTAAGCGAGGCACAGATCAAACACTATGTTGCCAAAGAGCAACCACTCAATTGTGCGGGCAGTTTTAAAAGTGAAGGGCTGGGTATTTGCCTATTTGATAAACTTGAAGGAGAAGATCCCAATACCCTGATTGGTCTTCCCCTGATTGAGCTGACTAAATCACTGGCTGAGTTCGGCGTCGACGTACTCGGACAATAA
- a CDS encoding transglycosylase SLT domain-containing protein translates to MKTILALTIASQFAAAAAVASTSGLFSELEAAMQTYDSSAQEQTEFERYKAQHLQEFNDYVEAHFEEFDAFRDQLIQQWGEAKVSDQSQFVGYSDDNRERLEVDFQNNELVLSVRHHAGTHVSDQQISQAIERFRQSERALFQSFLSGESLADGVSEREQVAIDNGLRVKSIIAAKAQIKQQTKEQKKLAEQQADEALALQSEPQLVEAANKQLETKKAELDELATKRIKNLTKSVRQISKTEPQQITQVRIKMPKDGLAHKRASEYQGQIAKQSERFEIDTSLVLAVMHTESHFNPLAKSHIPAFGLMQIVPTSAGVDVNRFLYELDEPMSPPYLYVVDNNIEAGTAYLHLLNDRYLSAIKDPLSRKYCMIAAYNTGAGNVASVFNADGSRNIKRAARVINSLSPERVLEALQQGLPYNETRRYLKKVLATEKLYI, encoded by the coding sequence GTGAAAACCATACTTGCATTGACGATTGCATCTCAGTTTGCCGCCGCCGCAGCGGTTGCCAGTACGTCCGGTTTGTTTAGTGAACTGGAAGCGGCAATGCAAACCTATGACAGCAGCGCCCAGGAGCAAACGGAATTTGAGCGCTACAAGGCGCAACATTTACAAGAATTTAATGACTATGTTGAGGCGCATTTTGAAGAATTTGATGCGTTTCGAGATCAACTGATCCAACAATGGGGTGAGGCGAAGGTGTCTGACCAAAGCCAGTTTGTTGGCTACTCAGACGATAACCGGGAACGCCTGGAAGTCGACTTCCAGAATAACGAGTTAGTCCTCAGTGTGCGGCACCACGCAGGAACACACGTCTCTGATCAACAGATTTCACAGGCTATCGAAAGGTTTAGACAGTCTGAACGAGCGTTGTTTCAGTCTTTTCTGAGTGGTGAATCATTAGCAGATGGTGTCAGTGAACGAGAGCAAGTTGCGATAGATAATGGACTTCGTGTCAAATCCATTATTGCCGCAAAAGCTCAGATCAAGCAACAAACAAAGGAACAGAAAAAACTAGCAGAGCAGCAAGCCGATGAAGCGCTGGCGTTGCAGTCTGAACCGCAATTAGTTGAAGCTGCAAATAAGCAGTTAGAAACAAAGAAAGCGGAGTTGGATGAGCTGGCAACCAAGCGCATCAAAAATCTGACTAAATCTGTCAGACAAATTTCTAAAACCGAACCGCAGCAGATCACTCAGGTACGGATCAAAATGCCGAAAGATGGTCTGGCACATAAGCGTGCCTCTGAGTATCAAGGTCAAATTGCAAAGCAAAGCGAACGCTTCGAGATTGATACCAGTCTGGTGTTGGCGGTAATGCATACAGAAAGTCACTTTAACCCGCTTGCCAAATCACACATTCCTGCATTTGGTTTAATGCAGATCGTGCCAACTAGTGCAGGCGTTGATGTAAATCGATTCCTCTATGAGCTGGATGAGCCAATGAGCCCGCCATACCTGTATGTAGTTGATAACAATATTGAGGCAGGCACGGCGTATTTACACCTTCTCAACGATCGATATCTCAGCGCGATAAAGGATCCACTAAGTCGTAAGTACTGTATGATAGCGGCGTATAATACGGGCGCCGGTAATGTCGCCAGTGTGTTTAATGCTGACGGTTCTCGAAATATTAAGCGCGCTGCGCGAGTGATTAACTCATTGTCACCTGAGCGTGTCCTAGAAGCACTGCAGCAAGGCCTGCCTTACAATGAGACACGTAGATATCTGAAAAAAGTACTGGCGACTGAAAAGTTGTATATCTAA